The genomic region GGCTTTCCCAAGGGATGTTTGAGCGCCAGGGGTGATGCTTGTCTCATGACCGAAAGCGCTTCTTGGTCGAGTATGGGCCGACCTGAACTTTCTGCAATGCGAAGCCCAACGACTGTTCCATCCTCACGAATCACCGCGGCAATAACGACCTTTCCTTCCCAATGATTCGACCGAGCCAGGGCCGGATATCGCTTCAGTTCTTGAATGCGCTTCCACAAGGTGTCGCGCAGCCAGCCATAATCTGCTTGGGTTTGCTTATATTGCACAACACGATGTTGCACAGCCCTCTGCTCCACTGCAGGCGCATCAGACTGTACAGGGGCTTCACGCTGCACCACAGATGGCTGCTGCGCTACGGATACTTGTTCCATGACCGGCGCGGTCTCCGCGACCGGCGCATTCGTTTCAACAACCGCTGAAACTGTGGGAGTTGCGGTCTGCGTCACAGCAGCCGGACTCTCTACACTTTGAACCGCAGTATGGTGGACCGTGGTCTCAACCGGGGTAGCAGTGGTCTGTTCCACCGGAGTGGCGACATCTTGAACAGTCTGTTGCACCGTCTCCACATTTTGAACCTGCTGAGTTTGCGTCTCAACTTGAGGGCGCTGATCTACGGTTCTTTGCACCTGTGGCGTTGTGCGAGGCTGCACGGGTGTGGGTGTCGGCTTAGGAGTCGGCGTAGGAGTTGGCGGCGTAACAGGGGTAGGTTCCACCTGAGGTGGTGCCTCCACCATCGCGACCTCCCACGTAAAGGGCGTAGGTCGATTGGGTTTCTCGATTTCTGCGAGCAATATGAGGGCGAACCAGATGCTCAGCACATGAAAAATGAGAGAAACTGACCAACTATGCGCGTGGTGCGCCTCTCCAGTACGCGTTAACTTGCCGAATTCAATAGTCGTCATAATCAGAAAATCCGATCTTCAGGGGTAGCTAATGTGCCATGATCGCAGCAGACAATCAACCCTCCCGGTGAGTCTAACGGGATGCGCATACAACTCGTCAGTATACGCACATACTAAATTTGGTGCATTAGAGGATCTCTGAAACTCAACGTGGCACCACATTATCAAGAACTAAGCAGGTAATTGCTACTAGCTACAGGAGGGGCGCGATCCAGGTGAGCTCAGCCGAGTAGCCCAAGAAGAAGGAAACCTGCCTTCGAGGCATGTCGTAAAAATAACCCACCGCTCGCTGTGACCAATAATTCGTTCGTGTCCTAAGTTTGCGATGGCAGCCGCTTCCAGCCTGTAATCGCAATGGTGTTTAGGACCTCTCTTAGAGATGACGAATCAACCTAACAAAACCCCACCTAGCCAGTGTGGCTATCTTGAAAAATGGTGTGTTCGATAATGTACGCGTATAGCACGCCTTCCTACCACAAGGGCATCACACTCGTTCGTAGTCCTTCAGGTTGGGCCTGCATTGGCATGGCCACCGTTCCGTCGCAATTATTCCAACTGATAGTTGATCGGTACCAGCATGACCACAGACCGCCCATCAAGTCCGTGGGCAAGCTGCAAAGGGGACGTGGCCTGAAGCGCCTCTAATGCCGCAAAATCTAAGACTGGATAGCCTGAACTCTGCTGGATCTCTGCATTCGTGATTCGCCCATCGGGCTCGACACTGACCTGAATCACCACCCGCCCCTGCCAATGATTTGCCTTCGCTGGCGACGGATACGTTTTTACGTCTTCGAGTCTGGTGCGTAGCGTATTCATCAGCCATCCGTAATCAGGCCGAATCGATCGATTCACCAAGTTTTTCACTATAGCGGAAGGACGATGCAACACGGCGGCCTGCACCGGCTCAGCTTGCACCTGAACCGTACTTGACTCGCTTTCGCTTATCATATCTGGAGGCGGTGCTGAGGATTCACTGGTGCTTGCAGCTGCCATGGATTTTGCCACATCGTCATTTCGTTGCGAATGCGGCTCAAACTTGGCCCTAGCCTCGACAGCGCGCCCCAAGGACAAGTCCGCCTGAGAGTCCTGCTCCTCGTATTGCGGGACCACGGACTCCAGGGAGGACATCACTTGCTGTTGTACGGCTCCTTCAGCATAAATTTCGTGCGAGGGCGGCGTCTCCTGCGGTTTGGAACCGTCAGCGATCGTCGCTTGTGGTGAAGGAGCCGCCATGATGGAGACATCCCAGTGAAATGGTGCCTGCTGAGGAGCGGGCCGACTAAAGGTGATCTGAAGATTGAACAGAATGGCAGCGATCAAAACCACGCCATGGAAGGCACCGGAAATACTCCATCCAATTTTCGCAGTCCGCCCCACACGGGAGCGGGGCGTCTCCCGCACTCGAAAGCCTGGCACCGGGGCCAAGACGAGCGGCGACTTGGACAACAGGGGGGAATGAACCTCATCGAACTGTTGGGAGCTGGGAAAGCCCTGGCGAAGGAAGCGTGTCATTTTATGCCCACTCCTCGCGACAGCATGGCTGGCCGCAAATCGGTGAATCGTTCGCACTTTGCTTACTGACGGTACTCGAGATGAAAAAGCCCAACGCCACCCCCACCGGTGACCTTGGGCTCTGCACTCAGAGTGCGCTGGCCTCTGCTACGACCACTAGCCGCCACGTGGCTTATACTGCGATGAATTTGATAATTAGTATCAGTACACGATTCAGCAAGGCCCCGTCAAGTCGTGGTCGGCAGACGTAGAAATGGAGGCCCTGGGGAGCTGCTAGAAGAAGCTCATACTAGCGAAGGTCGCGGTCGAATTGTATTGGTCGGTAATACCCCGATCGTACCTAAGCACCTGCCCCTGCTCCGCTTGGATCAGTCGAAGGAGCGTATAGATGGGAGAGAACCCGGAAATACGACGTCGGTCATTCTCTTTCTGGATGTAACCGGCAAACTCATCCGGCTTCATTTCTTCCACAAACTTGAGCATCTCGAGGTCGGACTGCATGCATCGATGAAAAGAAAAATCGGTTGGTGGCGCGCTATCCCCGTACCGCATGCCAAGATGCGCCAACTCTCCTGCCGCAATGAGACTGTATGTTTTTCCTGATGCCGCAAGTATGTCGCGCAACGAGCTAATGAATCGTTCCACCCTATCTCGCACTGAGGCATCGCGCAGGCTGTCCGCCGAAAATGACGATAAGATCGGCACGATCGTGGCCCCCATCCCTCCAGTGACAGCGTATTGGAGAAACGGCAGCTGATATTCAATCGCATGCTCGGTTTGGTGAGCGATCTCCTCCTGGAAGTATTCCGGCGCACGCGACCTGAGCAGATCGACGATCTGGCGATCCGCCGAAACGATACCAAGAGGAGTCTCAAAATCTTTGTCGGTGACTGCAAAAAGGCTCTCCAAGCCCGCATGAGCCGTTCCAACAATCACATACACACTCGGCTGCTGGGCTTCCTGCAGTTCCTTATAGGCCCACGCATAGATCGGCCCCGCCTGTTTCAATTCGTAGGTCGGAGCCACCAACCCGCGAATCGGCTTTCCTGAGTTCGCAGATGGCTTGAAGTCAGGTCCTTCTTTGGAAGTGAAAAACCCATCGATTTGTTTCTGCAATTTTTCGCCATCGGCTTCATAGCTTCTTCCTGCAAACTGAGCGCGGCGCATTGGAGCCTGTCGATACGACTCGTGAGCTTGCTGCTTGGCCTGCTCAGTGCGTCCGCCTTCGAGAAACAGCTTCGCATCCAGATCCGCAACCAACTGGTCTACTTTAGCCGGCAGAAGGAACTCGCCGAAGCGCTTCAAGTACAGCCCACCAATCTCCTGGAGGGAATGGTCACCGTCAAAATGCTGGACAATGAAGAAATAGTTCAATGGAAGAACCAGCTTCTCCTTGCTCAACCCGCTTGGATCCCAGAGCACGACAAATTGATCGTCGCCCTCTTTAATCGGAGAGAACTGGAGGTTCCGAAGCACCGGGTACTGCGCGGGATCTTTGGACGTGCCGGGCATCATGACAGGGTTGATTGTAATGGAGAGGCGGAAGAAGCTGCAACCGCGAACGTCATCGGTCCGAAACCGGCGGCTCACCCTCTTGCCGACGTGCAAGCAAGATCAGAGCGGCAATGGTTAGGATCGTCAGCCAGAGAGTGGGACGGCCATAGGACGCGTCTGAGAACTCGATCATGTCCGTGAGGCGCCCAATCAACAGAGACATGCGGGCCATGACCGTATAGCCGAACGCCGCGCCGAATGCGATCATCAGAAAGAAGACGCCGGTTCGGGCCACCACCTTCCCGGCCCCCTGATGTTCGATCGAGAAGAAGAAGTAAAAGAGCACGGAACTCACACCTATGAGAATGATGATGGCATTGAGGTTACTCGCGGGATTAAGCAGACTCATCGAGAACGTGATGCCATCTTGGCCGACCAATGAGAGCAACGGACGTACGGTATCCTCGATCTGTTTGAGAATGAACGAGGAAATCGTGCGTGGAATTGCGAGGCCGGATCCGACTCCGACGATAAACGCAAACGCATAGCGGGACATCCACGCTGCGCGGGGAACATATCGAGTCAGCATCAGCAATCCAATGGCTACCGGGATCAACAGTGAGAACTCGCCCTGTTCGAATATGGGCTTGACGATGAGATGTAAAATCACGGAATCGAACGTCTTCACAATCGAATACCCGACCGACACGCCGACGTACAGATGTTCGGCGAGCTTGAACAGAGGATTGTCTTTGTAAAGGAACGAGAAGATGAACAGGGTTAGACCCGTCGCCACCCATGCCCCGAAAATTTCGCTATCCATTGGGTCTTCCGACTCCTTATGACAATCCTGGGCTCTGGAGTCCGCCCTGTCTTCTGAGCGTGAAATAGAACAGATTGCAGATTACTACCAGCAC from Nitrospira japonica harbors:
- a CDS encoding energy transducer TonB, giving the protein MTTIEFGKLTRTGEAHHAHSWSVSLIFHVLSIWFALILLAEIEKPNRPTPFTWEVAMVEAPPQVEPTPVTPPTPTPTPKPTPTPVQPRTTPQVQRTVDQRPQVETQTQQVQNVETVQQTVQDVATPVEQTTATPVETTVHHTAVQSVESPAAVTQTATPTVSAVVETNAPVAETAPVMEQVSVAQQPSVVQREAPVQSDAPAVEQRAVQHRVVQYKQTQADYGWLRDTLWKRIQELKRYPALARSNHWEGKVVIAAVIREDGTVVGLRIAESSGRPILDQEALSVMRQASPLALKHPLGKPQVTILVPISYRLDG
- a CDS encoding energy transducer TonB; its protein translation is MTRFLRQGFPSSQQFDEVHSPLLSKSPLVLAPVPGFRVRETPRSRVGRTAKIGWSISGAFHGVVLIAAILFNLQITFSRPAPQQAPFHWDVSIMAAPSPQATIADGSKPQETPPSHEIYAEGAVQQQVMSSLESVVPQYEEQDSQADLSLGRAVEARAKFEPHSQRNDDVAKSMAAASTSESSAPPPDMISESESSTVQVQAEPVQAAVLHRPSAIVKNLVNRSIRPDYGWLMNTLRTRLEDVKTYPSPAKANHWQGRVVIQVSVEPDGRITNAEIQQSSGYPVLDFAALEALQATSPLQLAHGLDGRSVVMLVPINYQLE
- the amrB gene encoding AmmeMemoRadiSam system protein B, whose protein sequence is MMPGTSKDPAQYPVLRNLQFSPIKEGDDQFVVLWDPSGLSKEKLVLPLNYFFIVQHFDGDHSLQEIGGLYLKRFGEFLLPAKVDQLVADLDAKLFLEGGRTEQAKQQAHESYRQAPMRRAQFAGRSYEADGEKLQKQIDGFFTSKEGPDFKPSANSGKPIRGLVAPTYELKQAGPIYAWAYKELQEAQQPSVYVIVGTAHAGLESLFAVTDKDFETPLGIVSADRQIVDLLRSRAPEYFQEEIAHQTEHAIEYQLPFLQYAVTGGMGATIVPILSSFSADSLRDASVRDRVERFISSLRDILAASGKTYSLIAAGELAHLGMRYGDSAPPTDFSFHRCMQSDLEMLKFVEEMKPDEFAGYIQKENDRRRISGFSPIYTLLRLIQAEQGQVLRYDRGITDQYNSTATFASMSFF